The Xiphias gladius isolate SHS-SW01 ecotype Sanya breed wild chromosome 4, ASM1685928v1, whole genome shotgun sequence genome includes a window with the following:
- the ptk2bb gene encoding protein tyrosine kinase 2 beta, b isoform X1: MRQGSGRTLQRDCRGEGVATCRLRAQPAVRDKRTVRGPDYSVRDTSLCPALGSQGGSHLGSGCCEYDGANPTLRMYEVMSGDTISWKVPSPRQSGTESSPESHFTGDGGPVKILKVCFCTNNNLGKNFKLVKCDGSWQIRAIIRSILVCGRLGPNIKHTGSYGLLLKHLKSEEIHWLHPDLTVGEVEQRYESHHVEAEWRYDLRIRYVPVNFLQKFGDDRSTLLYFYQQVRSDYMQHHASTVSDGMALQLGCLEIRRFYKDMNAKGLEKKSNFELLEKEVGLDLFFPQQLINSMKSRQLRKLIQQTFQQYATLKEDDCMVRFFETLKEFVSYDEEVFPCELVQGWSLSVELVIGGRGIRQRTQKNAAAVFLADFKQIKKVQCLSQSDGKALLNLDVEGARQRLSINVATVPMAENMMDLIDGYCRLENETDDTVIYRPNKDANTRSPLPEIPTGRDTSSVRHSMGSDIYCEILDERPKSVVKYGIDRNDIVLGRILGEGFFGEVYDGFYKKANGDRINVAVKTCKDCSPDVMEKFMSEAVIMKNLDHPHIVKLIGIIEEDPVWIVMELYQYGELGNYLSQNQNKLPDITLVLFSLQICKALVYLEGVNLVHRDIAVRNVLVASPECVKLGDFGLSRYIEDEEYYKASITRLPIKWMAPESINFRRFTAASDVWMFAVCVWEIMSHGQQPFFWLENRDVINQLEQGIRLPKPDNCPPALYSLMTRCWSYDPRERPTFTELVVKISDVHKMEKEQEVERERDRARSTKCFDPKFQFNEPPPKPSRMKPGRFGNTLSIGLHIQLNEALCASSPDLASPSEYQSPVDTMNNLTLPVRSPRRRSMGENEFPRVERNSREDAQRLWQKEKQNRQDTLRQQKAQMMEDKKWLQKEEKLLVGNRGSLTLINPLSVSLCPPAPEIKVALEATLNEASLNNTNPLVHSRRPASLKLNVPLIAVPKRGSKSIFVKMNLPVLLQDPMGPDNAASPVSPEDDTENAPPEKPPRLTAQPAPTAELDRSDDKVYHYVMDLVKVVVQLKNDIAELQPDEYITIIKSVGMALRDLIRSVDDILPTLHESVRTEIEGTQKLLNNDMAELISKMRLAQQNAITSLKEECKKQLLAAAHTLAMDSKNMLDAVDQARVRANLAKPVAP, encoded by the exons ATGAGACAAGGAAGTGGGCGCACCTTACAGCGGGACTGCAGAGGTGAGGGAGTGGCCACCTGCCGCCTTCGTGCTCAGCCAGCAGTGCGTGACAAACGAACTGTGAGAGGCCCGGACTACTCCGTGAGGGATACTAGTCTCTGTCCGGCGTTAGGTTCTCAGGGGGGAAGTCATTTGGGATCAG GATGTTGTGAATATGATGGTGCCAACCCAACCTTGAGAATGTATGAGGTGATGTCCGGTGACACCATATCCTGGAAGGTGCCAAGTCCAAGACAAAGTGGCACAGAATCCAGCCCCGAATCACACTTCACTGGGGACGGAGGACCCGTCAAAATCCTTAAAGTGTGCTTCTGCACCAACAACAACCTTGGCAAGAATTTCAAGCTGGTCAAATGTGACGGCTCCTGGCAAATTAGG GCCATCATTCGTTCAATTCTGGTGTGCGGTCGACTGGGGCCGAATATAAAACATACAGGAAGTTACGGTCTCCTGCTGAAACACTTGAAGTCTGAAGAAATCCACTGGCTGCATCCAGATTTGACTGTCGGAGAGGTAGAACAACGCTATGAGAGCCATCATGTGGAAGCTGAGTGGAG GTATGACCTCCGTATCAGATACGTTCCCGTCAATTTCCTGCAAAAATTCGGAGATGACAGATCTACGTTGCTGTATTTTTACCAACAG GTGCGTAGTGATTACATGCAGCATCATGCCAGTACAGTCAGTGATGGGATGGCACTGCAGCTCGGGTGTTTGGAGATCAG GAGGTTCTATAAAGACATGAATGCAAAAGGTCTAGAGAAGAAGTCTAACTTTGAACTGCTAGA aaaagaagtggGCCTGGACCTTTTCTTTCCTCAACAACTGATTAACAGCATGAAG TCAAGGCAGCTACGGAAGTTGATTCAGCAAACATTTCAACAGTACGCAACACTCAAGGAGGACGACTGCATGGTCAGGTTTTTTGAGACCCTCAAAGAATTCGTCAGCTATGACGAAGAGGTCTTCCCATGTGAACTAGTG CAAGGTTGGAGTCTGTCGGTGGAGTTGGTCATCGGGGGAAGAGGCATTCGCCAACGCACACAGAAGAATGCAGCG GCTGTGTTTCTTGCTGACTTCAAACAGATCAAGAAAGTACAATGCTTATCTCAGAGCGACGGCAAGGCTCTCCTTAACCTCGACGTAGAGGGGGCCAGACAA cGTCTATCGATCAACGTGGCCACAGTCCCCATGGCAGAGAACATGATGGACCTCATTGATGGGTACTGCCGCTTGGAAAATGAAACCGATGATACTGTTATCTACCGACCAAATAAAG ATGCTAATACACGAAGTCCCCTACCTGAGATTCCAACAGG CAGAGACACCAGCTCGGTCAGACACAGTATGG GTTCAGATATCTACTGTGAGATTCTTGATGAAAGGCCGAAATCAG TTGTGAAGTATGGGATTGACCGAAATGACATCGTTCTTGGCCGAATTCTTGGTGAGGGTTTTTTTGGTGAAGTCTACGATGGATTTTACAAAAAAGCT AATGGAGACAGGATCAATGTGGCAGTGAAAACCTGCAAAGACTGTTCACCCGATGTGATGGAGAAGTTCATGAGTGAAGCAG TAATTATGAAGAACCTCGACCATCCTCACATCGTCAAACTGATTGGAATCATAGAGGAGGATCCTGTGTGGATTGTCATGGAGCTTTATCAGTATGGAGAG CTCGGAAACTACCTGAGTCAGAACCAGAACAAGCTGCCAGATATAACCCTGGTGCTGTTCAGCCTGCAGATCTGCAAAGCCCTGGTCTACCTTGAAGGGGTCAACCTGGTACACAG AGACATCGCAGTCAGGAACGTGTTAGTTGCCAGTCCAGAATGTGTGAAGCTCGGAGACTTTGGTCTGTCGAGGTACATCGAGGATGAAGAATACTACAAAG CGTCTATTACACGGTTGCCCATCAAGTGGATGGCACCAGAATCCATCAACTTCAGACGTTTCACCGCAGCCAGCGATGTCTGGATGTTCG ctgtgtgtgtgtgggagataATGAGTCATGGGCAGCAGCCATTTTTCTGGCTGGAGAACAGAGACGTAATCAACCAGCTGGAGCAGGGCATCAGGCTGCCCAAACCAGACAACTGCCCCCCTGCCCTCTACTCACTCATGACCCGCTGCTGGTCCTACGACCCCAGAGAGAGACCTACTTTCACTGAGCTGGTGGTCAAGATCAG TGATGTCCACAAGATGGAAAAGGAGCAGGAAgtcgagagagagagggacagagctCGCTccacaaaatgttttgatcCCAAGTTCCAATTTAATGAACCTCCTCCCAAG CCTTCAAGAATGAAACCAGGGCGGTTTGGGAACACGCTCAGTATTGGTCTACACATTCAG CTGAATGAGGCTTTGTGTGCCAGCTCACCTGATCTGGCCAGCCCAAGTGAATATCAGTCTCCCGTCGACACAATGAACAATCTTACACTGCCAGTCAGGTCCCCTCGACGTCGCAGCATGGGG GAGAATGAGTTTCCCCGTGTGGAACGAAACAGCAGGGAAGATGCGCAGCGCCTGTGGCAAAAGGAGAAACAGAATAGGCAGGACACTCTCCGCCAGCAGAAAGCGCAGATGATGGAGGATAAAAAGTGGCTGCAGAAGGAGGAGAAACTCCTGGTGGGGAACAGAGGATCATTAACTTTAATCAaccccctctctgtgtctctgtgtcccCCCGCTCCTGAAATCAAAGTGGCCCTGGAGGCCACGCTGAACGAGGCATCGTTAAACAATACCAACCCACTCGTTCACTCTCGACGCCCCGCTAGTCTTAAATTGAATGTTCCTCTGATAGCAGTTCCAAAGAGAGGTTCCAAGTCcatatttgttaaaatgaacCTGCCTGTTCTTTTACAGGACCCCATGGGACCAGATAATGCCGCCAGCCCAGTG TCCCCTGAAGATGACACAGAGAATG CACCGCCAGAGAAGCCCCCACGGCTCACAGCGCAG CCTGCACCCACAGCTGAACTGGACCGTTCTGATGACAAAGTCTATCACTATGTCATGGACTTGGTCAAAGTTGTTGTTCAGCTCAAGAATGACATCGCTGAACTGCAGCCGGATGAATATATCACCATCATCAAG TCTGTAGGGATGGCTTTACGAGATCTGATTCGCAGTGTGGATGACATACTGCCCACCTTACACGAGTCTGTCAGGACTGAG ATCGAGGGAACCCAGAAGCTGCTGAACAACGACATGGCGGAGTTGATCAGTAAAATGCGGTTGGCCCAGCAGAACGCCATCACCTCTCTGAAGGAGGAGTGCAAGAAACAGTTGCTGGCTGCAGCACACACTCTG
- the ptk2bb gene encoding protein tyrosine kinase 2 beta, b isoform X2, translating into MYEVMSGDTISWKVPSPRQSGTESSPESHFTGDGGPVKILKVCFCTNNNLGKNFKLVKCDGSWQIRAIIRSILVCGRLGPNIKHTGSYGLLLKHLKSEEIHWLHPDLTVGEVEQRYESHHVEAEWRYDLRIRYVPVNFLQKFGDDRSTLLYFYQQVRSDYMQHHASTVSDGMALQLGCLEIRRFYKDMNAKGLEKKSNFELLEKEVGLDLFFPQQLINSMKSRQLRKLIQQTFQQYATLKEDDCMVRFFETLKEFVSYDEEVFPCELVQGWSLSVELVIGGRGIRQRTQKNAAAVFLADFKQIKKVQCLSQSDGKALLNLDVEGARQRLSINVATVPMAENMMDLIDGYCRLENETDDTVIYRPNKDANTRSPLPEIPTGRDTSSVRHSMGSDIYCEILDERPKSVVKYGIDRNDIVLGRILGEGFFGEVYDGFYKKANGDRINVAVKTCKDCSPDVMEKFMSEAVIMKNLDHPHIVKLIGIIEEDPVWIVMELYQYGELGNYLSQNQNKLPDITLVLFSLQICKALVYLEGVNLVHRDIAVRNVLVASPECVKLGDFGLSRYIEDEEYYKASITRLPIKWMAPESINFRRFTAASDVWMFAVCVWEIMSHGQQPFFWLENRDVINQLEQGIRLPKPDNCPPALYSLMTRCWSYDPRERPTFTELVVKISDVHKMEKEQEVERERDRARSTKCFDPKFQFNEPPPKPSRMKPGRFGNTLSIGLHIQLNEALCASSPDLASPSEYQSPVDTMNNLTLPVRSPRRRSMGENEFPRVERNSREDAQRLWQKEKQNRQDTLRQQKAQMMEDKKWLQKEEKLLVGNRGSLTLINPLSVSLCPPAPEIKVALEATLNEASLNNTNPLVHSRRPASLKLNVPLIAVPKRGSKSIFVKMNLPVLLQDPMGPDNAASPVSPEDDTENAPPEKPPRLTAQPAPTAELDRSDDKVYHYVMDLVKVVVQLKNDIAELQPDEYITIIKSVGMALRDLIRSVDDILPTLHESVRTEIEGTQKLLNNDMAELISKMRLAQQNAITSLKEECKKQLLAAAHTLAMDSKNMLDAVDQARVRANLAKPVAP; encoded by the exons ATGTATGAGGTGATGTCCGGTGACACCATATCCTGGAAGGTGCCAAGTCCAAGACAAAGTGGCACAGAATCCAGCCCCGAATCACACTTCACTGGGGACGGAGGACCCGTCAAAATCCTTAAAGTGTGCTTCTGCACCAACAACAACCTTGGCAAGAATTTCAAGCTGGTCAAATGTGACGGCTCCTGGCAAATTAGG GCCATCATTCGTTCAATTCTGGTGTGCGGTCGACTGGGGCCGAATATAAAACATACAGGAAGTTACGGTCTCCTGCTGAAACACTTGAAGTCTGAAGAAATCCACTGGCTGCATCCAGATTTGACTGTCGGAGAGGTAGAACAACGCTATGAGAGCCATCATGTGGAAGCTGAGTGGAG GTATGACCTCCGTATCAGATACGTTCCCGTCAATTTCCTGCAAAAATTCGGAGATGACAGATCTACGTTGCTGTATTTTTACCAACAG GTGCGTAGTGATTACATGCAGCATCATGCCAGTACAGTCAGTGATGGGATGGCACTGCAGCTCGGGTGTTTGGAGATCAG GAGGTTCTATAAAGACATGAATGCAAAAGGTCTAGAGAAGAAGTCTAACTTTGAACTGCTAGA aaaagaagtggGCCTGGACCTTTTCTTTCCTCAACAACTGATTAACAGCATGAAG TCAAGGCAGCTACGGAAGTTGATTCAGCAAACATTTCAACAGTACGCAACACTCAAGGAGGACGACTGCATGGTCAGGTTTTTTGAGACCCTCAAAGAATTCGTCAGCTATGACGAAGAGGTCTTCCCATGTGAACTAGTG CAAGGTTGGAGTCTGTCGGTGGAGTTGGTCATCGGGGGAAGAGGCATTCGCCAACGCACACAGAAGAATGCAGCG GCTGTGTTTCTTGCTGACTTCAAACAGATCAAGAAAGTACAATGCTTATCTCAGAGCGACGGCAAGGCTCTCCTTAACCTCGACGTAGAGGGGGCCAGACAA cGTCTATCGATCAACGTGGCCACAGTCCCCATGGCAGAGAACATGATGGACCTCATTGATGGGTACTGCCGCTTGGAAAATGAAACCGATGATACTGTTATCTACCGACCAAATAAAG ATGCTAATACACGAAGTCCCCTACCTGAGATTCCAACAGG CAGAGACACCAGCTCGGTCAGACACAGTATGG GTTCAGATATCTACTGTGAGATTCTTGATGAAAGGCCGAAATCAG TTGTGAAGTATGGGATTGACCGAAATGACATCGTTCTTGGCCGAATTCTTGGTGAGGGTTTTTTTGGTGAAGTCTACGATGGATTTTACAAAAAAGCT AATGGAGACAGGATCAATGTGGCAGTGAAAACCTGCAAAGACTGTTCACCCGATGTGATGGAGAAGTTCATGAGTGAAGCAG TAATTATGAAGAACCTCGACCATCCTCACATCGTCAAACTGATTGGAATCATAGAGGAGGATCCTGTGTGGATTGTCATGGAGCTTTATCAGTATGGAGAG CTCGGAAACTACCTGAGTCAGAACCAGAACAAGCTGCCAGATATAACCCTGGTGCTGTTCAGCCTGCAGATCTGCAAAGCCCTGGTCTACCTTGAAGGGGTCAACCTGGTACACAG AGACATCGCAGTCAGGAACGTGTTAGTTGCCAGTCCAGAATGTGTGAAGCTCGGAGACTTTGGTCTGTCGAGGTACATCGAGGATGAAGAATACTACAAAG CGTCTATTACACGGTTGCCCATCAAGTGGATGGCACCAGAATCCATCAACTTCAGACGTTTCACCGCAGCCAGCGATGTCTGGATGTTCG ctgtgtgtgtgtgggagataATGAGTCATGGGCAGCAGCCATTTTTCTGGCTGGAGAACAGAGACGTAATCAACCAGCTGGAGCAGGGCATCAGGCTGCCCAAACCAGACAACTGCCCCCCTGCCCTCTACTCACTCATGACCCGCTGCTGGTCCTACGACCCCAGAGAGAGACCTACTTTCACTGAGCTGGTGGTCAAGATCAG TGATGTCCACAAGATGGAAAAGGAGCAGGAAgtcgagagagagagggacagagctCGCTccacaaaatgttttgatcCCAAGTTCCAATTTAATGAACCTCCTCCCAAG CCTTCAAGAATGAAACCAGGGCGGTTTGGGAACACGCTCAGTATTGGTCTACACATTCAG CTGAATGAGGCTTTGTGTGCCAGCTCACCTGATCTGGCCAGCCCAAGTGAATATCAGTCTCCCGTCGACACAATGAACAATCTTACACTGCCAGTCAGGTCCCCTCGACGTCGCAGCATGGGG GAGAATGAGTTTCCCCGTGTGGAACGAAACAGCAGGGAAGATGCGCAGCGCCTGTGGCAAAAGGAGAAACAGAATAGGCAGGACACTCTCCGCCAGCAGAAAGCGCAGATGATGGAGGATAAAAAGTGGCTGCAGAAGGAGGAGAAACTCCTGGTGGGGAACAGAGGATCATTAACTTTAATCAaccccctctctgtgtctctgtgtcccCCCGCTCCTGAAATCAAAGTGGCCCTGGAGGCCACGCTGAACGAGGCATCGTTAAACAATACCAACCCACTCGTTCACTCTCGACGCCCCGCTAGTCTTAAATTGAATGTTCCTCTGATAGCAGTTCCAAAGAGAGGTTCCAAGTCcatatttgttaaaatgaacCTGCCTGTTCTTTTACAGGACCCCATGGGACCAGATAATGCCGCCAGCCCAGTG TCCCCTGAAGATGACACAGAGAATG CACCGCCAGAGAAGCCCCCACGGCTCACAGCGCAG CCTGCACCCACAGCTGAACTGGACCGTTCTGATGACAAAGTCTATCACTATGTCATGGACTTGGTCAAAGTTGTTGTTCAGCTCAAGAATGACATCGCTGAACTGCAGCCGGATGAATATATCACCATCATCAAG TCTGTAGGGATGGCTTTACGAGATCTGATTCGCAGTGTGGATGACATACTGCCCACCTTACACGAGTCTGTCAGGACTGAG ATCGAGGGAACCCAGAAGCTGCTGAACAACGACATGGCGGAGTTGATCAGTAAAATGCGGTTGGCCCAGCAGAACGCCATCACCTCTCTGAAGGAGGAGTGCAAGAAACAGTTGCTGGCTGCAGCACACACTCTG
- the ptk2bb gene encoding protein tyrosine kinase 2 beta, b isoform X3 yields MRQGSGRTLQRDCRGEGVATCRLRAQPAVRDKRTVRGPDYSVRDTSLCPALGSQGGSHLGSGCCEYDGANPTLRMYEVMSGDTISWKVPSPRQSGTESSPESHFTGDGGPVKILKVCFCTNNNLGKNFKLVKCDGSWQIRAIIRSILVCGRLGPNIKHTGSYGLLLKHLKSEEIHWLHPDLTVGEVEQRYESHHVEAEWRYDLRIRYVPVNFLQKFGDDRSTLLYFYQQVRSDYMQHHASTVSDGMALQLGCLEIRRFYKDMNAKGLEKKSNFELLEKEVGLDLFFPQQLINSMKSRQLRKLIQQTFQQYATLKEDDCMVRFFETLKEFVSYDEEVFPCELVQGWSLSVELVIGGRGIRQRTQKNAAAVFLADFKQIKKVQCLSQSDGKALLNLDVEGARQRLSINVATVPMAENMMDLIDGYCRLENETDDTVIYRPNKDANTRSPLPEIPTGRDTSSVRHSMGSDIYCEILDERPKSVVKYGIDRNDIVLGRILGEGFFGEVYDGFYKKANGDRINVAVKTCKDCSPDVMEKFMSEAVIMKNLDHPHIVKLIGIIEEDPVWIVMELYQYGELGNYLSQNQNKLPDITLVLFSLQICKALVYLEGVNLVHRDIAVRNVLVASPECVKLGDFGLSRYIEDEEYYKASITRLPIKWMAPESINFRRFTAASDVWMFAVCVWEIMSHGQQPFFWLENRDVINQLEQGIRLPKPDNCPPALYSLMTRCWSYDPRERPTFTELVVKISDVHKMEKEQEVERERDRARSTKCFDPKFQFNEPPPKPSRMKPGRFGNTLSIGLHIQLNEALCASSPDLASPSEYQSPVDTMNNLTLPVRSPRRRSMGENEFPRVERNSREDAQRLWQKEKQNRQDTLRQQKAQMMEDKKWLQKEEKLLDPMGPDNAASPVSPEDDTENAPPEKPPRLTAQPAPTAELDRSDDKVYHYVMDLVKVVVQLKNDIAELQPDEYITIIKSVGMALRDLIRSVDDILPTLHESVRTEIEGTQKLLNNDMAELISKMRLAQQNAITSLKEECKKQLLAAAHTLAMDSKNMLDAVDQARVRANLAKPVAP; encoded by the exons ATGAGACAAGGAAGTGGGCGCACCTTACAGCGGGACTGCAGAGGTGAGGGAGTGGCCACCTGCCGCCTTCGTGCTCAGCCAGCAGTGCGTGACAAACGAACTGTGAGAGGCCCGGACTACTCCGTGAGGGATACTAGTCTCTGTCCGGCGTTAGGTTCTCAGGGGGGAAGTCATTTGGGATCAG GATGTTGTGAATATGATGGTGCCAACCCAACCTTGAGAATGTATGAGGTGATGTCCGGTGACACCATATCCTGGAAGGTGCCAAGTCCAAGACAAAGTGGCACAGAATCCAGCCCCGAATCACACTTCACTGGGGACGGAGGACCCGTCAAAATCCTTAAAGTGTGCTTCTGCACCAACAACAACCTTGGCAAGAATTTCAAGCTGGTCAAATGTGACGGCTCCTGGCAAATTAGG GCCATCATTCGTTCAATTCTGGTGTGCGGTCGACTGGGGCCGAATATAAAACATACAGGAAGTTACGGTCTCCTGCTGAAACACTTGAAGTCTGAAGAAATCCACTGGCTGCATCCAGATTTGACTGTCGGAGAGGTAGAACAACGCTATGAGAGCCATCATGTGGAAGCTGAGTGGAG GTATGACCTCCGTATCAGATACGTTCCCGTCAATTTCCTGCAAAAATTCGGAGATGACAGATCTACGTTGCTGTATTTTTACCAACAG GTGCGTAGTGATTACATGCAGCATCATGCCAGTACAGTCAGTGATGGGATGGCACTGCAGCTCGGGTGTTTGGAGATCAG GAGGTTCTATAAAGACATGAATGCAAAAGGTCTAGAGAAGAAGTCTAACTTTGAACTGCTAGA aaaagaagtggGCCTGGACCTTTTCTTTCCTCAACAACTGATTAACAGCATGAAG TCAAGGCAGCTACGGAAGTTGATTCAGCAAACATTTCAACAGTACGCAACACTCAAGGAGGACGACTGCATGGTCAGGTTTTTTGAGACCCTCAAAGAATTCGTCAGCTATGACGAAGAGGTCTTCCCATGTGAACTAGTG CAAGGTTGGAGTCTGTCGGTGGAGTTGGTCATCGGGGGAAGAGGCATTCGCCAACGCACACAGAAGAATGCAGCG GCTGTGTTTCTTGCTGACTTCAAACAGATCAAGAAAGTACAATGCTTATCTCAGAGCGACGGCAAGGCTCTCCTTAACCTCGACGTAGAGGGGGCCAGACAA cGTCTATCGATCAACGTGGCCACAGTCCCCATGGCAGAGAACATGATGGACCTCATTGATGGGTACTGCCGCTTGGAAAATGAAACCGATGATACTGTTATCTACCGACCAAATAAAG ATGCTAATACACGAAGTCCCCTACCTGAGATTCCAACAGG CAGAGACACCAGCTCGGTCAGACACAGTATGG GTTCAGATATCTACTGTGAGATTCTTGATGAAAGGCCGAAATCAG TTGTGAAGTATGGGATTGACCGAAATGACATCGTTCTTGGCCGAATTCTTGGTGAGGGTTTTTTTGGTGAAGTCTACGATGGATTTTACAAAAAAGCT AATGGAGACAGGATCAATGTGGCAGTGAAAACCTGCAAAGACTGTTCACCCGATGTGATGGAGAAGTTCATGAGTGAAGCAG TAATTATGAAGAACCTCGACCATCCTCACATCGTCAAACTGATTGGAATCATAGAGGAGGATCCTGTGTGGATTGTCATGGAGCTTTATCAGTATGGAGAG CTCGGAAACTACCTGAGTCAGAACCAGAACAAGCTGCCAGATATAACCCTGGTGCTGTTCAGCCTGCAGATCTGCAAAGCCCTGGTCTACCTTGAAGGGGTCAACCTGGTACACAG AGACATCGCAGTCAGGAACGTGTTAGTTGCCAGTCCAGAATGTGTGAAGCTCGGAGACTTTGGTCTGTCGAGGTACATCGAGGATGAAGAATACTACAAAG CGTCTATTACACGGTTGCCCATCAAGTGGATGGCACCAGAATCCATCAACTTCAGACGTTTCACCGCAGCCAGCGATGTCTGGATGTTCG ctgtgtgtgtgtgggagataATGAGTCATGGGCAGCAGCCATTTTTCTGGCTGGAGAACAGAGACGTAATCAACCAGCTGGAGCAGGGCATCAGGCTGCCCAAACCAGACAACTGCCCCCCTGCCCTCTACTCACTCATGACCCGCTGCTGGTCCTACGACCCCAGAGAGAGACCTACTTTCACTGAGCTGGTGGTCAAGATCAG TGATGTCCACAAGATGGAAAAGGAGCAGGAAgtcgagagagagagggacagagctCGCTccacaaaatgttttgatcCCAAGTTCCAATTTAATGAACCTCCTCCCAAG CCTTCAAGAATGAAACCAGGGCGGTTTGGGAACACGCTCAGTATTGGTCTACACATTCAG CTGAATGAGGCTTTGTGTGCCAGCTCACCTGATCTGGCCAGCCCAAGTGAATATCAGTCTCCCGTCGACACAATGAACAATCTTACACTGCCAGTCAGGTCCCCTCGACGTCGCAGCATGGGG GAGAATGAGTTTCCCCGTGTGGAACGAAACAGCAGGGAAGATGCGCAGCGCCTGTGGCAAAAGGAGAAACAGAATAGGCAGGACACTCTCCGCCAGCAGAAAGCGCAGATGATGGAGGATAAAAAGTGGCTGCAGAAGGAGGAGAAACTCCTG GACCCCATGGGACCAGATAATGCCGCCAGCCCAGTG TCCCCTGAAGATGACACAGAGAATG CACCGCCAGAGAAGCCCCCACGGCTCACAGCGCAG CCTGCACCCACAGCTGAACTGGACCGTTCTGATGACAAAGTCTATCACTATGTCATGGACTTGGTCAAAGTTGTTGTTCAGCTCAAGAATGACATCGCTGAACTGCAGCCGGATGAATATATCACCATCATCAAG TCTGTAGGGATGGCTTTACGAGATCTGATTCGCAGTGTGGATGACATACTGCCCACCTTACACGAGTCTGTCAGGACTGAG ATCGAGGGAACCCAGAAGCTGCTGAACAACGACATGGCGGAGTTGATCAGTAAAATGCGGTTGGCCCAGCAGAACGCCATCACCTCTCTGAAGGAGGAGTGCAAGAAACAGTTGCTGGCTGCAGCACACACTCTG